The proteins below are encoded in one region of Silene latifolia isolate original U9 population chromosome 2, ASM4854445v1, whole genome shotgun sequence:
- the LOC141640816 gene encoding uncharacterized protein LOC141640816, with amino-acid sequence MFDSLILKIKHSIQHWSSNFLTYAGRVQLINSIIFGMETFWCSCTLLPQEVLRRINKLCKDFFWGILPDGRRMVFKKWKDICLPWDAGGFNIKDLSTWNDALQCRWIYLLDHTTEGSWVSWHQTYILRHQSIWFVQSQDSFSSSLKGILDVRDRLVALAGSITTASSLINSWYSHGKYKVTAAYGYLRGAVLAGPWTAALSHPRLVPSHKIICSLAAQQKLATVDNLQSRGFSVVNRCSLCEIALEDHAHLFFNCSFSKDVWHQLLQWMGMHRAGSCLLTELEHAKFGSTHNWRMAWYCTSLAAAVYQIWTERNTRLFRGRKATVTEIVSRVKFLVSTRLLMWTSHKQYSILAASL; translated from the coding sequence ATGTTTGATTCCCTAATTCTCAAGATTAAGCATTCTATCCAACATTGGTCCTCTAACTTCCTTACCTATGCTGGTAGGGTGCAGTTAATCAATTCTATCATTTTTGGCATGGAAACGTTTTGGTGTTCTTGTACTCTTTTACCTCAGGAGGTTCTGCGAAGAATCAATAAGCTTTGTAAGGACTTTTTTTGGGGAATACTGCCTGATGGAAGAAGAATGGTGTTTAAGAAATGGAAGGATATATGTTTGCCATGGGATGCAGGAGGTTTCAATATTAAAGATCTCTCCACTTGGAATGATGCCCTGCAGTGTAGATGGATTTATCTGCTGGATCATACTACTGAGGGGAGTTGGGTTTCCTGGCATCAGACTTATATTTTGCGGCATCAATCTATCTGGTTTGTTCAATCCCAGGACAGTTTTTCCTCTAGTCTTAAAGGAATCTTGGATGTACGGGACAGGCTAGTTGCTCTAGCAGGTAGCATTACTACTGCTTCTTCTCTGATTAACAGCTGGTACTCTCATGGTAAATACAAAGTTACTGCAGCCTATGGCTATTTGAGAGGGGCTGTCTTAGCTGGTCCTTGGACTGCAGCTCTGTCTCATCCTCGTCTTGTTCCAAGTCACAAGATTATTTGTTCTTTGGCAGCTCAACAGAAATTGGCAACAGTGGACAATCTGCAGAGTAGAGGGTTTTCTGTGGTTAATCGATGTTCCCTCTGTGAAATTGCCCTTGAGGATCATGCTCACTTGTTCTTTAATTGTTCATTCTCTAAGGATGTCTGGCATCAGCTTCTACAGTGGATGGGTATGCACCGTGCTGGTTCTTGTTTACTGACTGAACTTGAACACGCAAAATTTGGGAGTACACACAATTGGAGGATGGCCTGGTATTGTACTTCATTGGCAGCTGCTGTTTATCAAATCTGGACTGAGCGAAATACTCGTCTTTTTAGAGGAAGAAAGGCTACAGTTACTGAAATTGTTAGTAGGGTTAAATTTCTTGTTTCTACTCGACTTCTAATGTGGACTAGTCATAAGCAATACTCGATTCTAGCTGCTAGTTTATGA